From one Mya arenaria isolate MELC-2E11 chromosome 4, ASM2691426v1 genomic stretch:
- the LOC128230789 gene encoding uncharacterized protein LOC128230789, translating to MVFLDLAIKIDSSLHPNLQVQLKEVKLMNGMFAVMDMEELIPVGSCMDGSKVNTPTDYGDVDILLVPKKYVLNEQLFDYDPNYPAFLHVRGDSDHANIFKNVKLVDDCHVPVMVLKQIQKHFFRLVTYFVHGTTSGGTPGNGGTFNTVKRSGVGLEFAKLDVNNFDLNGFVGQQWKGVDKLRILGKLIDSSLDVFIDFGLNKGKEKPMTRRKGKKVKKECTSTNIILSAAMKAVDVFTGKYKEEQSDADSPNSCYSKNDYFEETEIDPENGDVTIRYINNLDIDESDESDEDSDDISASMPVAIESNYDDEDSDDKKVFLPKVSSADLVPAFKFDDWPRPAAEWMTRKREWPSEEIVQKVVECGCHIVSKRPLFLELNGDPTNEDNSPESDKTNTFFRLSFSQCELILAKSLTETQKCCWRILKAYQKAFLGTEPKVLASYHWKNVVFWVSEETDPSFWTEDNVLFGVCKALDFMIRCLQERFIPVYFVRNENLIAGCKHEVIDKALARVISIRKNPIGYLQLFIESPPQSLPYRVSNTALKTALKNKNSKVEYVLDTMVDSVRDFPKLATDEDFYSRLPCKMLEFWQLMKYDMEETVTSNKFCEFIGNVDTLLNKVVSKLHSEEDKSADDEDSITKTVVETAGNILSSITGETSKYAHINREAIHALTESATAFCEEKSVDHQKAFGGVLSALTSTIDERLKAKPSSSSTVLHGASAFIEIVTENVLNVSESAQSTDVPSVIKSFLSKFGDKLLSHDHAKEEDFDLD from the coding sequence ATGGTATTCCTGGACCTCGCCATAAAAATAGACTCTTCTTTGCACCCAAATTTACAAGTTCAACTGAAAGAGGTCAAACTTATGAATGGAATGTTCGCTGTAATGGATATGGAAGAGTTAATACCTGTAGGTAGTTGCATGGATGGATCGAAGGTCAACACCCCAACAGATTATGGAGATGTTGATATTTTACTTGTAccaaagaaatatgttttgaacGAACAGTTATTTGACTATGATCCCAATTACCCAGCATTTCTCCATGTAAGAGGAGATAGTGATCACGCAAATATCTTCAAAAATGTGAAGTTAGTTGATGACTGCCATGTTCCAGTGATGGTTCTCAAACAAATACAGAAGCACTTCTTTCGTCTTGTTACGTATTTTGTTCATGGCACAACGTCAGGCGGAACACCTGGTAATGGTGGTACTTTTAATACAGTGAAAAGATCCGGTGTAGGCTTGGAATTCGCCAAACTTGAcgttaataattttgatttgaacGGTTTTGTAGGTCAGCAATGGAAGGGTGTCGACAAGTTAAGAATTTTGGGAAAATTAATTGATTCATCATTGGACGTTTTCATAGACTTTGGTTTAAATAAAGGCAAAGAAAAACCCATGACAAGAAGAAAAggcaaaaaagttaaaaaagagTGCACATCGACAAATATAATTCTGTCAGCAGCAATGAAAGCAGTGGATGTTTTTACTGGTAAGTATAAAGAAGAGCAATCTGATGCTGACTCACCCAACAGTTGTTATTCAAAAAACGATTATTTCGAAGAAACTGAAATCGATCCTGAAAACGGAGATGTAACTATAAGGTATATCAATAATTTAGATATAGACGAATCTGATGAGAGCGACGAAGATAGCGATGACATCTCAGCGAGCATGCCAGTAGCGATTGAATCAAACTATGATGACGAAGACTCGgatgataaaaaagtatttttgccAAAAGTATCATCGGCAGATCTTGTTCCAGCCTTTAAGTTTGATGACTGGCCAAGACCAGCAGCAGAATGGATGACAAGGAAAAGAGAGTGGCCGTCGGAGGAAATAGTTCAAAAAGTTGTAGAATGTGGTTGTCACATTGTATCAAAACGACCACTCTTCCTTGAACTCAACGGTGATCCAACAAATGAAGACAACTCACCAGAGTCcgacaaaacaaacacattttttagaCTTTCCTTCTCCCAATGTGAACTCATTCTTGCAAAAAGTTTGACAGAGACACAGAAATGTTGCTGGAGGATACTGAAAGCCTACCAGAAAGCGTTTCTTGGCACAGAACCGAAAGTACTCGCCTCGTATCATTGGAAAAATGTCGTGTTTTGGGTCAGCGAAGAGACAGACCCTTCATTTTGGACGGAAGACAACGTTCTCTTTGGTGTTTGCAAGGCTTTAGATTTTATGATAAGATGTCTCCAGGAAAGATTTATTCCAGTTTATTTCGTGAGAAATGAAAACTTGATCGCTGGGTGCAAACATGAGGTGATAGATAAGGCGTTGGCAAGAGTCATTTCAATAAGAAAGAACCCCATTGGATATCTGCAGTTATTTATTGAAAGTCCTCCTCAGTCTCTTCCGTATCGAGTTAGTAACACGGCACTTAAAACGgcgttaaaaaataaaaactctAAAGTAGAATATGTCTTAGATACGATGGTAGATTCAGTGCGAGATTTTCCTAAATTAGCAACTGACGAAGATTTCTACTCTAGATTGCCATGCAAAATGCTCGAGTTTTGGCAACTtatgaaatatgatatggaAGAAACTGTTACATCAAACAAATTCTGCGAATTTATTGGAAATGTAGACACGCTGCTTAACAAAGTAGTGAGTAAACTGCATTCTGAGGAAGATAAAAGTGCAGACGATGAGGACAGTATTACCAAAACGGTTGTAGAAACAGcaggaaatattttatcttCAATAACTGGTGAAACTAGCAAGTATGCACATATCAATCGAGAAGCCATTCACGCTCTTACTGAGTCAGCAACTGCTTTTTGTGAAGAAAAGTCTGTTGATCACCAGAAAGCGTTTGGAGGCGTGCTTTCTGCTCTCACATCTACTATTGATGAACGCTTAAAAGCAAAGCCTTCATCTAGCTCTACAGTTCTTCATGGTGCAAGCGCATTTATCGAAATCGTTACGGAGAACGTCCTGAATGTTTCTGAAAGTGCACAATCAACAGACGTCCCCAGTGTCATTAAGAGCTTTCTCAGCAAGTTTGGAGACAAGTTACTATCACATGACCATGCCAAAGAGGAAGACTTTGATTTAGActga
- the LOC128231527 gene encoding uncharacterized protein LOC128231527 isoform X1, translated as MASYPSRQCDLTKSNNMVFLNLAMKLDSSLHPNIKGQLKEVELMNGLFAVLGLEELAPVGSCLDGSKVNTPTDYGDVDILLVPTKYVLNEQLFDYDHDYPAFLHVRGDSDHAKIFKNVKLVDGCHVPVMVLKQIHKDFFNLVTLFVYGKTSGVVPKKGGTFNTMKRSGVGFELAKLDVDNFDLNGFVGHQRKGVDKLRMIGKFIDSSLDAFIDLSSNQDRDKPMLRRKRKQVQKECSSTNMMISAAIKAVDIFTGKYKEEQSERTSPNSCSLNQDSIEEIEIDPEDGDVTIKYNNNLDIDEANVSDEDNDDTSANMPVTTESNYDDDDSEDQKVFLPKVSSADLVPAFKFGDWPRPAAEWKTRNRQWPSEEIVQKVLECGCHIVSKRPLFSDLNGDPANEDNSPESDKTNTFFRLSFSRCELLLAKSLTESQKYCWRVLKAYQKKYLCTEPKVLASYHWKNVVFWVSEETDPSFWTEDNVLFGVCKALDFMIKCLRERFIPVYFVRYENLIAGCKHEAIEEALATVILIRKNPIEYLQLFIESPPQSLPYRASRTELKTSLDNKQSNIEFVLDTMVNSVRDIPELAMDKDVFSRMLCKWLELLNLVKKGIERNKSSKYSLKLIGNVEKLVKKVLSQIDFEDDSIVDKTDTDDGDSIIKTVVETAGSLLSTTTGETSQSAHIQTLTETATAFCTDMSVDRNKIFGNLLSDITSTIDDHIKAKPSSGATFLHGASAFFETVNENVIKISENEPRPDVPSGIRSFLSKIGERLSPHNQSQEEYFDLD; from the coding sequence ATGGCCTCCTACCCTTCGAGACAATGTGACTTAACCAAGTCAAACAACATGGTGTTCCTGAACCTTGCAATGAAATTAGACTCTTCTCTGCACCCAAACATAAAAGGTCAACTGAAGGAGGTTGAATTAATGAATGGATTGTTCGCTGTGTTGGGTTTGGAAGAGTTAGCTCCAGTCGGTAGTTGCTTGGATGGATCAAAGGTCAACACCCCAACAGATTATGGAGATGTTGACATTTTACTTGTACCAACGAAATATGTTTTGAACGAACAATTATTTGACTATGATCATGATTACCCAGCATTTCTACATGTAAGAGGAGATAGTGATCACgcaaaaatcttcaaaaatgtGAAGTTAGTTGATGGCTGCCATGTTCCAGTAATGGTTCTGAAACAAATACACAAGGACTTCTTTAATCTTGTTACGTTGTTTGTATATGGCAAAACGTCAGGCGTGGTACCCAAAAAGGGTGGGACctttaatacaatgaaaagatCTGGTGTAGGTTTCGAACTTGCCAAACTTGACGTTGATAATTTTGATTTGAACGGTTTTGTAGGACATCAAAGGAAGGGCGTCGACAAGTTAAGGATGATCGGGAAATTTATTGATTCGTCGTTGGACGCTTTCATAGATTTGAGTTCGAATCAAGACAGAGATAAGCCCATGCTAAGAAGAAAACGCAAGCAAGTTCAGAAGGAGTGTTCATCGACAAATATGATGATATCAGCTGCTATTAAAGCAGTGGACATTTTTACTGGAAAGTATAAAGAAGAACAGTCAGAAAGGACCTCGCCCAATAGTTGTAGTTTAAATCAGGATTCTATCGAAGAAATAGAAATCGACCCTGAAGACGGAGACGTTACTATTAAGTATAACAATAATTTAGATATAGACGAAGCTAATGTGAGCGACGAAGATAACGATGACACCTCAGCGAACATGCCGGTAACGACTGAATCAAACTATGATGACGACGACTCTGAGGATCAAAAGGTTTTTTTGCCAAAAGTATCATCGGCAGATCTTGTTCCAGCCTTTAAGTTTGGTGACTGGCCAAGACCAGCGGCAGAATGGAAGACAAGGAATAGACAGTGGCCGTCGGAGGAAATAGTTCAAAAAGTTTTAGAATGTGGTTGTCACATTGTATCAAAACGACCACTCTTCTCTGACCTCAACGGTGATCCAGCAAATGAAGACAACTCACCAGAGTcagacaaaacaaacacattcttTAGACTTTCATTCTCAAGATGCGAACTCCTCCTTGCAAAAAGTTTGACAGAGAGTCAAAAGTATTGTTGGAGAGTATTAAAAGCCTACCAGAAAAAGTATCTTTGCACTGAACCAAAAGTGCTCGCCTCGTATCATTGGAAAAATGTCGTGTTTTGGGTTAGTGAAGAGACAGACCCTTCATTCTGGACGGAAGACAACGTTCTATTTGGCGTTTGCAAGGCTTTAGACTTTATGATAAAATGTCTCCGGGAAAGATTTATTCCAGTTTATTTCGTGAGATATGAAAACTTGATCGCTGGGTGCAAACATGAAGCGATAGAAGAAGCGCTGGCAACAGTAATTTTAATAAGAAAGAATCCTATTGAATATCTGCAGTTATTTATTGAAAGTCCTCCTCAGTCCCTTCCATATCGAGCAAGTAGAACGGAACTGAAAACGTCGTTAGACAATAAACAATCTAATATTGAATTTGTCTTAGATACTATGGTAAATTCAGTGCGAGATATTCCTGAATTAGCAATGGACAAAGACGTTTTTTCAAGAATGCTATGCAAATGGCTTGAATTATTGAATCTAGTGAAAAAAGGAATAGAACGTAATAAATCgtcaaaatattcattaaaattgattgGAAATGTTGAAAAGCTGGTAAAGAAAGTATTGAGTCAGATCGATTTTGAGGACGATTCAATTGTGGATAAAACTGATACTGATGACGGTGATAGTATTATCAAAACTGTTGTAGAAACAGCAGGAAGTTTATTATCTACAACGACTGGTGAAACTAGCCAGTCTGCACATATTCAAACTCTTACTGAGACAGCAACAGCTTTTTGTACGGACATGTCTGTTGATCGCAACAAAATATTTGGAAACTTGCTATCAGATATAACGTCTACCATAGATGACCACATAAAAGCAAAACCTTCATCGGGAGCTACATTTCTACATGGTGCAAGTGCATTTTTCGAAACcgtaaatgaaaatgtcatcaaGATTTCTGAAAACGAACCACGTCCAGACGTCCCCAGTGGCATAAGAAGCTTTCTCAGCAAAATTGGAGAAAGGTTATCACCACATAACCAATCGCAAGAGGAATACTTTGATTTAGACTGA
- the LOC128231527 gene encoding uncharacterized protein LOC128231527 isoform X3: MASDTSRQCDLTNSNTVFLSLAMKIDSSLHPNLQVQLREVELINGFFAVMDLEELVPVGSCMDGSKVNTPTDYGDVDILLVPKKYVLNELLFDYDPNYPAFLHVRGDSDHSNIFENVKLVDGCYVPVIVLKQIQRNFFHLVPFFVHGTTSGGIPVKGDAFNSVKRSGVGLEFAKLDVHNFDLNGLIGQQSKGVDKLRIFGKFLDSSLDAFIDFDLNGDGDKPMQRRKRKKIQKECSSTSMMISAAIKAVDVFSGKYKEEQSNSTSENDYIEQKEIDPEDGDVTMKHDNNLDIDSCKQSDEDDTSASMPVAIESNNDDDDSVDQEVYLPKISSADLVPAFQLGDWPRPAVEWKTRKRQWPSEETVQKVVECGCHIVSKRPLFLNLNGDPTNEDNSPESDKTNTFFRLSFSRCELLLAKSLTETQKCCWRILKAYQKAFLGTEPKVLASYHWKNVVFWVSEETDPSFWTEDNVLCGVCKALDFMIKCLRERFIPVYFVRNENLIAGCKHEVIEEALARVISIRKNPIGYLQLFIESPPQSLPYKVSRKALKTSLENQNSKTEYVLDTMVDTVRDFPKLATDEDFYSRMPCKMLGLWQAMKDRIEETETTNKSAKFIGNMDKLFKKAVKKNDFEEDISDEDHDSITETAVETAGSFLSTVIGETSKSAQIKRESVQAFTEATSFSEDKPVEHKKVIGGVISAFTSTIDECLKAKPSSSSTFLHGASAFLETVTEIVLNASESEPSTDVPSGIRSFLSKFGEKLRPHSHAKEEDFDLD; the protein is encoded by the coding sequence ATGGCATCCGACACCTCGAGGCAATGTGACTTAACAAACTCAAACACGGTGTTCCTGAGCCTTGCCATGAAGATAGACTCTTCTCTACACCCAAACTTACAAGTTCAACTTAGGGAGGTCGAACTTATCAATGGTTTTTTTGCTGTAATGGATTTGGAAGAACTAGTTCCAGTCGGTAGTTGCATGGATGGATCAAAGGTCAACACCCCAACAGATTATGGAGATGTTGACATTTTACTTGTAccaaagaaatatgttttgaacGAACTGTTATTTGACTATGATCCCAATTATCCAGCATTTCTTCATGTAAGAGGAGATAGTGATCACTCAAATATCTTCGAAAATGTGAAGTTAGTTGATGGCTGCTACGTTCCAGTAATTGTTCTCAAACAAATACAGAGAAACTTCTTTCATCTTGTTCCATTTTTTGTTCATGGCACAACGTCAGGAGGTATACCAGTAAAGGGTGATGCTTTCAATTCAGTGAAAAGATCCGGTGTCGGTTTGGAGTTCGCCAAACTTGACGTTCATAATTTTGATTTGAACGGTCTTATAGGACAGCAAAGTAAAGGCGTCGACAAGTTAAGGATTTTCGGTAAATTCCTTGATTCGTCGTTGGACGCTTTCATAgattttgatttaaatggaGACGGAGATAAGCCCATGCAAAGAAGAAAACGCAAGAAAATTCAGAAAGAGTGTTCATCGACAAGTATGATGATATCAGCTGCTATCAAAGCAGTGGACGTTTTTAGTGGAAAGTATAAAGAGGAACAATCGAATAGTACCTCAGAAAACGATTATATCGAACAAAAAGAAATCGATCCTGAAGACGGAGATGTAACTATGAAGCATGACAATAATTTAGATATAGACAGCTGTAAACAGAGCGACGAAGATGACACCTCAGCGAGCATGCCAGTAGCGATTGAAtcaaacaatgatgatgatgactctGTTGATCAAGAAGTTTATCTGCCAAAAATATCATCGGCAGATCTAGTCCCAGCCTTTCAGTTAGGTGACTGGCCAAGACCAGCGGTAGAATGGAAGACGAGGAAAAGACAGTGGCCGTCGGAGGAAACAGTTCAAAAAGTTGTAGAATGTGGTTGTCACATTGTATCAAAACGACCACTCTTCCTTAACCTCAACGGCGATCCAACAAATGAAGACAACTCACCAGAGTCcgacaaaacaaacacatttttcagaCTTTCCTTCTCAAGATGCGAACTCCTTCTTGCGAAAAGTTTGACAGAGACACAGAAATGTTGTTGGAGAATACTGAAAGCCTACCAGAAAGCGTTTCTTGGCACAGAACCTAAAGTACTCGCCTCGTATCATTGGAAAAATGTCGTGTTTTGGGTCAGCGAAGAGACAGACCCTTCGTTCTGGACGGAAGACAACGTTCTCTGTGGTGTTTGCAAGGCTTTAGACTTTATGATAAAATGTCTCCGGGAAAGATTTATTCCAGTTTATTTCGTGAGAAATGAAAACTTGATCGCTGGGTGTAAACATGAAGTCATAGAAGAAGCGTTGGCAAGAGTCATTTCAATAAGGAAGAACCCTATTGGATATCTGCAGTTATTTATTGAAAGTCCTCCCCAGTCCCTTCCATATAAAGTAAGTAGAAAGGCACTGAAAACGTCGTTAGAAAATCAAAACTCTAAAACTGAATATGTCTTAGATACGATGGTAGATACAGTGCGAGACTTTCCTAAATTGGCAACGGACGAAGATTTTTACTCAAGAATGCCATGCAAAATGCTCGGGTTGTGGCAAGCTATGAAAGATAGAATAGAAGAAACAGAAACCACAAACAAATCCGCCAAGTTTATTGGAAATATGGACaagctttttaaaaaagcagtgaaaaaaaatgattttgaggAAGATATAAGTGACGAGGATCATGATAGTATCACCGAAACGGCTGTAGAAACAGCAGGAAGTTTTTTATCTACAGTAATTGGTGAAACTAGCAAGTCTGCACAAATCAAGAGAGAATCCGTTCAAGCTTTTACAGAGGCAACTTCTTTTAGTGAGGACAAGCCTGTGGAACACAAGAAAGTGATTGGAGGCGTAATATCTGCTTTTACGTCTACCATTGATGAATGTTTAAAGGCAAAACCTTCATCTAGCTCTACATTTCTTCATGGTGCAAGCGCATTTCTCGAAACCGTAACCGAAATCGTCCTGAATGCTTCTGAAAGTGAACCATCTACTGACGTCCCTAGTGGCATAAGGAGCTTTCTCAGCAAATTTGGAGAAAAGTTACGTCCACATAGCCATGCCAAAGAGGAAGACTTTGATTTAGACTGA